GGCGCGCCGGTGCTGGGGCCATTGACGGCCGCTAACCGCCTGGTGCAGAGTCAGCGCATTGATGAGGTCATCCTCGCGCTGCCGTTGCGCGCCCACGGCCCGTTGGAGGACCTGGTCCTGGCCCTGCAAACGCTGCCGGTGCGGGTGCGCGTGGTGCCCGATTTCTTCGACCTGGCGATTTTCCGCGCCACTATCGAGGACTTCGGCGGCATCCCGCTGATCGGTCTGCGCGACCCTGCCATTGACGGCTACAACCGCACGATCAAGCGTTTCTTCGACCTGCTGATCGCCACACTCGGCCTCCTGGTCATCTGGCCGTTCATGCTGCTGCTGGCGGTGGCTGTCAAGCTCGATTCACCTGGTCCGGTCTTCTTCAAGCAGTCGCGTGTCGGCGAAAATGCGCGTCTGTTCACCATGATTAAATTCCGCTCGATGGTCGTGGACGCTGAGAAACGCCAGGCCGAAGTGCTCAAAACCACGGACGCCGGAGCCGTCTTACACAAGACCGCCGATGATCCACGCATTACGCGTGTGGGCCACTTCATTCGCCGCACCAGCCTGGACGAGCTGCCCCAGTTGTTCAACGTGCTCAAGGGCGACATGAGCCTGGTAGGCCCGCGCCCCGAACTGCCCTTCCTGGTGGAGCGCTATGAACGTTGGCAGCGCCAGCGCTTCGCCGTCCCGCCGGGGATGACCGGCTGGTGGCAGATCAACGGCCGCAGCGACAAGCTGATGCACCTGCACACGGAGGACGACCTGTACTACATCCGCAACTACTCGCCATTGCTTGATTTGCAGATTCTCTGGCGTACCATTGGGGTTATTTTGCGCGGTCACGGCGCCTACTGAGGGGCTTGTGCCGCAGGACTACCCAAACGAAGTATTGCTATCCCCGACCGATTGTGTTATTTTGGACACTGTAAGCGCAAGACCTTTCACCATGTTGCGCACATAGTTGTCCTGGAGGAAAATAATCAATGAAACGCTCTCGATTGCTCATGTTCTTTAGCCTGATTCTGACCCTGGCCCTGGTGGCGACGCCAGCCTTTGCGGCCGATCCCAACCCCGGTTCGGGCAGCGCCGACGTCACCGTCATGAACGCCGACACTGCGGGCGGCGGTGCAGCCACCGTTCTGGCGCAGTATTACAGCCAGGCCGGCACCCTTTCCAACACGCGGCAGCAAAATGTCAATGCGCTCGGTT
The window above is part of the Candidatus Amarolinea dominans genome. Proteins encoded here:
- a CDS encoding sugar transferase, whose product is MRRYYQSNYVLFLAAADLILTCISLFLASQARLILPYGVLLTEKMVMLPLLVYAAAVIIWGINFVLFSVYDRRRLLRFLDEAQMVTAAVAMSNLVLAGLLYLTYRDVPRLLFVYFVVLDVFFLLMLRITLRVGFRLAGARRMQEVRVLIVGAGKVGCQVAQEIQAQSWTGLTLIGYLDDDPAKQVSMREGAPVLGPLTAANRLVQSQRIDEVILALPLRAHGPLEDLVLALQTLPVRVRVVPDFFDLAIFRATIEDFGGIPLIGLRDPAIDGYNRTIKRFFDLLIATLGLLVIWPFMLLLAVAVKLDSPGPVFFKQSRVGENARLFTMIKFRSMVVDAEKRQAEVLKTTDAGAVLHKTADDPRITRVGHFIRRTSLDELPQLFNVLKGDMSLVGPRPELPFLVERYERWQRQRFAVPPGMTGWWQINGRSDKLMHLHTEDDLYYIRNYSPLLDLQILWRTIGVILRGHGAY